Sequence from the Tripterygium wilfordii isolate XIE 37 chromosome 10, ASM1340144v1, whole genome shotgun sequence genome:
AAATTGGGGATGCAAGTTTTTGTATTCTTGTTGATGAAGCTTAAGATGAATCTAAAAGAGAGCAAATGGCCATTGTGTTAAGATTTGTTAATCGCGAGGGCATTCTAATTGAGCGTTTCTTTGATGTTGTGGGTGTTAGTGATACTGCAGCAGTTACGCTAAAAAAGGAAATTTCTAATATTCTTATAAGGTATAATCTCCATGTTATTGATTTAAATAGCTTCTTGTcaccaatttttattttatgaattatAGCGTTACGTTGAGCTTTCTAATTTTTTTGCAAGGTATAATCTCCATGTTCACATGATGCGTGGTCAAGGGTATGATGGTGCTAGTAATATGCGGGGTGCTTGGAATGGACTTCAAGCATTATTTCTCAAAGATTGTCCATATGCATATTATGTTCATTGTTTTGCTCATCGACTACAACTAGCATTAGTGGCAGCAGCCAAGGAGATGCCTTGCATTTGGCAATTCTTTTCACATCTTACTTCCGCCGTTAATGTTGTGGTTTCTTCTCCTAAACGCATCAGTGAGTTACAATCTGCTCAAAGGGATGAGATTGCTCTAATGTTGGCTAATGGAGAAAGACAATCTGGCAGAGGAGCTAATCAAATGAGTTCACTACAACGAGCTGGAGCTACTCGTTGGAGCTCTCACTATGACTCTGTTAGGAGCTTGATAGAAATGTATGGTGCATCATGCAAAGTTCTTGAAAATCTCAGTAAGAATGGGGCATTTGGCTCTATACGTGGGGAAGCTAGTGGTGTTTATGCAGCAATTACGACATTTGAGTTCATATTTGTCTTGCATTTGATTGATAAAATCATGGGAATCACAGATGTACTTCGCCAAGCTCTACAACGTAAATCCTTGGATATCTTGAATGCTTTGAGGTTGATTTCAACAACGAAAACTCTCCTTTTGAAATTAAGAAAAGATGGTTGGGATACATTTTTTGAGAGAGTGAAGTTATTTTGTTGTCAACATGACATTGATATTCCTGATATGGGTGGTCGTTATAGAGTGCGTCGTTCTTGTCAACGACAAGATCCTATTACAGTTGAACACCATTATCACTTTGATGTCTTCAATGAGGTAATTGACTTTCAGTTGACGGAGTTAAATAGTAGATTCAACGAGAAAACTATAGAACTTCTTACACTCAGCTCTGCTTTGGATCCGAGTGATTCCTTCAAAGCATTTAACATTGAAGACATATGTAATCTAGCAAGTAAATTTTATCCTCAAGATTTTAGTTCACAAGAAATCCATGCATTGAGATGTGAGTTGGAACATTATCAGTATGATGTAATACTCGATTGTGAGTTTCAAACAGTTTCTACACTTTTCGAATTATGTCGGAAATTAGTTATATCAAGAAAGTCACAGAACTATTATCTGACTGAGAGATTGATTCGTTTAGTGTTAACTCTTCCTGTTTCGACGGCGTCTACAGAACGAGCATTTTCAGCTATGAAACTTGTTAAGACAGCACTTCGCAACAAAATGGATGATGAATTTCTTGCAGATTGTATGGTTCTTTACATTGAAAGAGAACTTGCTGAGAAAGTCAACTTAGATTCAGTAATAGATGATTTCTATTCTTTGAAGTATCGTCGGGCACAACTTCAATAGATATTATGTTATATTGTTTATGCTCTTCTGTTTCATGAACTTCAATATGTATAATGAACTTATATTTGACATTTTGGGTCCTTTTATGCCATCAAAATATCAAGATAATGTATCTTAAATAGGTGTAATATTGTAAAGATTCCTTAAAAAAATTCCGGGGGCAGCGCCCCCGGACCCCCACCAACTCTTAACAGTCCCCCCTAACATGTATTCCTGGCTCCACCCCTGATGGTAGGGATGGTAAAAATTTCAGTTCAACAGAGAAACCAATAAAGGAACTGATTTAATTCATTCCCATAAGAATGGTGTCTCGTTTATATTTGAAACCCATGCGGGTAGGGAATCGGAAGTGGAACAAGCCCACGGAACAAGAATTCCATAGGAAAATATCTCAACTGGTTGGTTTGAATTCCCGACCTTGGGAATTGTATGCCTTAAATTTGGAGAGATAAACCAATTAGACTATCGCCAAGTGATTCCGCTGCTAGAACCTCATTGAGTTCACTTCCCATAAAAACAGCATTTGGCACAAGTGAGTGCCATAGCCAAAATCCCTAAACCTTACCCACCTGTTCTTCACTAAAATTTCCAGTACGCTCATAGAAAAGAATGACCCTCCTAAATTACTTGAACTTCAATAAAGGATTTGACTTATTATTCACTTCAAAAAGAATTTACCAACATAAGAAGCATAACAATGTAATGGATGATAACTCGGCAGACATTCAACATCAAGCCAACACACTAACAATGCAGTTCAGCAAATCAAAGCATTGGCTCTACTCCTTAATCATAGAATCATCCAGCAAAAAATTTAAGTTCTGATCAATACTAACTATATCATAATATTGTCTAACACCAATATAAACACAACAATGCCAAACAAGAGAATGTTGCATTCAAATTTCTAATCTTCAGTTTCGGATCCATCGTTCTTCTTGTTATGCTTCATAAACTATCTTTGGTTCCTCAAAAACTTGGGGTCCATCAACATTATCAAAtatgaaggggaaaaaaaaccgaAATTTTATTGCATCAGAAGCATAAAAACacgaaaaataagaaaaaaaactaaattatgTCCGAAGCAAGTACAGACCCTTTGGTTGAGGTGTGCCTGTTCCTCTTGGGTTTCTTGATTCCATTCTTGTGGGCCTTGTAAGACTGGTTATGGGCGGTGCGGTTCTTTGACTTCGCCATTTCAATTGAACTGAAAACTGAAAAAGTATCCAATAAATAGACTACTTGGGCAAATACATTTGGCCAGCAACAGATGTGGACTGAGTGCGAGTTAACACTAGGGTTCATCATCTATGGTGGTGTTAAAGGAAATATAAGATTAATTAGGGTTATGGAAATATTACCATCAAAATGAATTTGAGTTTTAGAAACTTATTTTGAAGGTTTAGTGCATATTGGTCACTAAAAGATACCTCATTTGCAATTAGGTTACTCAAAGAAATTTCAAATTGAGTCACTCAATGTtctaattttaagcaattaagtCATTTTAGTCTAATTCCGGTCAATTTCTTACCGGAATTTGTTGACATGTcacaaatttttcaaaattttaaaataaaaatgacatgtgtaatataaaaaatatatgaattttaaaataaaaaataaaaatgacatgtggCATATtcagcaaaagaaataaattttgaaaaaataaaataaaaaattgtatcTCTTCTTACGCCTCTCTCTCCCCATGTGACCCTCCTCTGGAATATCTCCGACAGCCCCTGCAGATGGCCTGGTGGCTGGTGTGACCTGCCAACAAGACCAAGTCGTCGAGCTGCGGTTACCTGGAATGGGTCTTTCTGGTCAACTTCCCATTGCAATTGGCAACCTCACGCATCTCCACACGCTCTCTCTCCGCTTTAATGCTCTCATGATTTCAATTCCTTCGGACATAGCTGTACTTGCTTCTCTGAGGAATCTCTACTTGCTTCTCCGCAATTTTCTGTTCTCTTTGCAAAACCTTGTTCGCCTCAATTTGGCCAAGAACAATTTTTTCGGTGTGATCTCGCTGAGCTTTAACAATCTGACCAGGTTGGCTACTCTGTATTTGGAGGAGAACCATTTTACCGGGCCGATCCCGGATTTGAACTTGAAACTTGAccaatttaatgtttcattcaACAATTTAACTGGGTCGATTCCCAATAGTCTAACGAGCCAGCCTGATACGGCTTTTGTGGGGAACTCCCTTTGTGGGAAGCCTCTGGTTTTCTGCAATGGGACTGTTGAGAGTGGAAACAAATTTTCTGGTGGAGCAATTGAAGGAATTGCGATTGGATCAGTAATTGGgttcttattaatttttattttttattttaaaattcatatattttttatattacacatgtcatttttattttaaaattttgaaaaatttgtgTCATGTCAGCAAATTCCGGTGAGAAATTGGCCGGAATTAGACTGAAATGaattaattgcttaaaattagaACATTAAGTgactcaatttgaaatttttgtttgaGTGACCTAATTACAAATgagggtatctttcagtgaccaataTGCACTAAATCCCTTATTTTGGACAGGTAATCTTTTGTGTTTGGCTTCATATACCTTGTATTCTTGTAAGGATAGGCCCACGGTTTAGCTGATCCAAATGTCTACTTTCCTTTTGCATCTGGCCCGGTTAGGCCTTAGGGACGTGaataagttgttttttttcGTCACCCTTAGAACATTCGTATTGGTATCTCTTAacagattttttattttatctacaaaatatcatttttgtcaatttacagattctctatttaACAACCACTGCATCAGTATCTCTATTATAAATCTCTATAGCATTAAAATattactttatttttattttattatttcttatgtatattatataatttCAAGTAACAACTAAAATATTAATGAAATAtattctagtttttttttaaaaatttagataaaataattaatgataataataaaaatataatagtgaaaaataattcataatatttattaatttataataaactaAAAACAAATATTCTCAACGACTATATTTTAAAAGTAAATATTCTCAACGGCTATATTAGAAAAGCAAATATTCTCAACGGctatatttgaaaagtaaagatTCCTAACggatatatttttaaatttataaatagaGGCAACCTCATTTTGTTGTTTACAACAATTGCTTCCTTCATTCTTGCACTCGAATTTCAACTCTATTACGTTTGCTATCATCATTACCACAAATCAAATGGGTTCATTCTTTAAAAAATGGTTTCAATAATATGTTTTCGACTCTTCCTCCGATGAAGAGTTAGAGGAGATACTCATATTCTAAGCAGAGTAAGTATCGATTGCATGCACTGGAAGTGGAAGAACTGTCTAACCGCTTCGATGGGGCAATTCATTGGCCATATTCATGAACCAATACTTATATTAGAAGCTGTCGCATCGTATGACCTAAGGATTTGACATTCATTTTTTGGATTAGCGGGATCCCATAATGACATTAATGTATTGGATCGTTCGTTTGTATTTACATATCTAACTCAAGGATCGTTTGTTTGTATTTCTCCGTCCTAGTTACAAATGTGGGTGACTTTTGTCAAAACAATTCCTATGTCACAAACCAATAAGGCTAGACATTTCAAAAGGATGCAAGAATCTTGTTAAAAGGATGTAGAGTGTgcttttggtgttcttaaagcAAGGTTTGCAATAATACACGGGTTAGCTCGGTACTTCAAACGTTCAACACTTCATGATATAATGTTGGCGTGTATAATATTACATAATATGATTGTTGAAGATGAACGGCGTTTACACGTTCAACCTGACATTACAGACATGTATGATCAGGCTGAAGATGGTCCTCCTATGCCAATACTAGAGCACTTACAAACTCGTGAGTTTCGAGACTTTGTTGACCAGTACATTTGCAACTAGGACAGAGAAAAATACATACCCAACTTCAATTTGACCTTGTGGAACATTCATAACAATGCTTAGtaatatttatatgttattaatttgtttaatatgtttattttgttgttgttcGATTAGATCTTCCGTGTGTGTAAGTTTCTAatttatgttattaattttctactttctatttttattaatttagtaTGTCTATTGTTAGTTGTATTTTATTATTacgttattaatttaatatttacttGTTTAACAATTGAAGAGATtgaatattatttaaaaaataattaattatgatataaaaaaaagaatttagcAAGTCTTCATGCACATAACAACTGTTGTGAGAATATTTTATTCTTATATATTGTTTCTGATCATCCAAATATGCGCTACACTTGTCGCGTTAATAAGCATTGTCTGAATTTTATGTACAAGTAACAGATACCAATGTAACTGAGTCTTGTTGACAATCTGTATGGTTGAGGCGATATTATAACAACAGACGTTGGTTTATCGAAACCAATGCGAGTGCTCTTAGTTCACTGCGTAATGTTAAGTTCATGGGCTTATTATCAAAATGTCAGTTTCAATGCCTGGCCCATTTTGGTCCAATGCTTTCTTTTCTGCTCGGCTGCTCCTCTAGGCCCACCAACCAAACCTagttcaaaaatgataaaaatcccaAAAGGTATCACCTTAAAAACATGTCGATAGTGTGTCTTATTGATTGAGTGTGATTTTCAATGGGGTCATTGCTATGATGTCACCATACCCAATGATTGAGTGTCGCATACTGTTGAGATACTTTTAGAATAATAACTGCTGGGATGTCTAACCCTTCTGAACCTAATTTTCGAGCTCTCCACTGACACCACAAATCATGAATCCAAACTCAATGTTTGGGGTCTTTCTCCATTGGCCTATATACTAAGAGTAAGCGATAGGCCTCATGATTTTGTCTCATTGCCTTGGCAATAAATTGAACTTGCATTTTGAATAATATGGTAAAGAATTCTATAACAGAAGTGATTGACATGTCACTGTCTGGTTCAATCATCAGGTTTTGCGgtcccctacacttacatcaatcaagggataagATGAATTATCGGGATGAATGAGATCCCATTAATTGGGATTCCTAACATTTTTGATTCTATAAACAACACCTAATCAATAACTATACACCAGAGATGCgtcctttcttttttgttaacgtttcaaagttcttttttttttttatctacatATCAAAAAAAACGAAGGATTCCATTCTATTAGTTCTAGCGAATAACTCCAGCAAAAACTAGAGGTGgttgaaaatataaaatataatcagATATATCTATTGATCAGAGGTTGAACCGATCAAATGTCGCATTCACTAAAGATCTATGAAACATGTATAGGGTGTACCCAATGCATCTTAGCCTACCCCGCACTTAATTACCCAACATTTATTATGGGCACGATACTCATACTAGGAAAAAATCCTCCTCAATGTTCTAACACCCTGATGAaaacccacaccggcccataaggcctAAGCTAGAattacaacccagaaaacctacttactaggtgagggtgccttggatccttttaaactagagttggtagctctattttttcgatgtgagatactcatcaaaccaccccccttggacagcTGACGTCCatggcggctacgctcgcctggcggctcCACTCGCCCTTCAaacggcagccctctccgcaaacgcgactctctcaatgaaagcaccaatgataaaaacccacaccggcccataaggcccaaggtagaactacaacccagaaaaccggcttactaggtgagggtgccttggatccttttaaactagagttggtagccctattttttcgatgtgggatactcatcacaCCCACTACATCAGATATGATGAGTTAAAGATAAAGTTCGAAAAGGTCAAATTCGATTCCACAGTTCGATCTATGATTTATCATCCAAAGCCTTAAAGTTAGGGTGAGCTTCAAACGAGAAAAACGAAACGAGTTAATTTTCAATCCAATAAACATGACAAATCCTCAAAAAGTCATATAACATATTGGGCTTGTTTGGCAATGCTGTggggtgctgtgaggtgtggtgtggtgctgtgagttataaaactctggtgctgtgagatgagttggaacgcaaaaagctgtttggcgcatcatttttaaaactgtggtgcggtgcgatgtggtgctgtgaggtgcgtttggcgtatctaaattacggttatattagatgactaataatattaatataaaatcacttaatgtttatattgtacattaatctaaaataaaataattgacctaatttgattacgtaggacaattcaacatacattgtaagcgtttgggagtgttgtgaggtgtggtgaggtgctgtgaggtaaaaagttgtggtgttgtgaggtgagttggaacgcaaaagctgtttggcgtgtcacaaaaaactgtggtactgtgaggtgtgttgcaactgaacgcagtgcaaacgcactgccaaacacccacattattttttatgttgacTTCTCTGGTGTTGAAAGTTTTGATTAATTCCATTGACTGTGTCATGGTTTGACTTTTGACTAGGAAACATTTATTATCCCGGTTACCATAATACCATTTGAGGActttagttcaaaatttcaaatcctAAAGTTATTATTTCTCCAACCCTGCTAAATAACCCAATAAAAATTGTCCCAAATCTTTCCATATTTATGTGGCGAGCCACATCATCTTTTCACATCAGCATTTTTTCTCTATAaaaacacacactctctcttctaccttcactttctctctcctctctcttttcttcctcccACTCACGAAAGCTTGCACTGCCACCACAAGAGCTCCTCCATCCGACCACCGATCGGAGCCATCGACCCACCGAATGGAAGCGTCTGACTACCACGATCATTACCCGACCCTCCATACCACTCATCACTGTGCCTATCGTCAGAAAAAAGCACCTAAAGGAGGAGGACATCTCTACACAAATCTCGTCGATCTGGCCACCTCCGACGACGTCTCCGACAACCGACCCCATATTCGGACTCCACACGTTGAGGTGCACCTTACCCAACCATTTTCCAGCCAGATAGCCATCGGAATTGGACGACCACaagcaattacattgtttacaaGACAATGTAATTTGTCGATTCGGACATCCAGCCACCTCTAGCAACGTCTTCGGCTACCTTCACCTCCAACAACATCTTCAATCACCTCCAGCAATGTAATAAACGGCCTTTGTgccttgttttttttcttgcttattTTTGTCTTATTTTGGAAATTACATTGTTATGAATGAATTGAAACAATATATTTACCTTGttattttgattggtttgtAGTTCAGTTTTTCCCTAACTTATATTTAGCATATTAGGGAAAATACATTGTTTTGTTGACAATGTAACTACAGGTCCGTGTTGCAGGAGAAACAATGTAAAACAATGTAGCACTGTGTTTAACaaccatttgaatgaatatgcttTCAAAACAATGTATATACCTTGTTATTCTTGGCTGGTTTATGCAGTGCATTTTTATCCATCTTATATTTGTCTATTCTGGAAatgacattgttttcaaaacaatgtaaacACAGGTctgtgttaaaaaaaaaacaatgttatAACATGTTTGTGTgagaaaaaacaatgtaatcatgAGTTtatattaccaaaaaaaatgtgCATAAAGACGTGAGATAAAAGATGAAAGTGGGGGAGAATATGGAGGgagtatttaatttttaaattttgaacaaaagagGAATAAAGGGAGAAGAgagaaatttaaatttcaaCTGTGTCCATCCATGTCAACATGTTTTCCATGTCATCAAGTTTAGGTGGCAATGCCACATGAGATTGGGAAAATTTGGGACCAAAAGTGCTGGGAAAAATAACATTTTCGCTATTTCTCCTATCACAAAATCTTAATtgaataagcaaaaaaaaaaagtcaaaaatagAAATTTTGCATTTCTttgcatgaaatgaaaaactATACTATTCCAGAACAAATATATATAGCACTTTTTTATATCCTAATATAATTAGAGAGTTTATTTATtagttaaaaaacaaaacttcttttattttgttgagaatatttttttaatctttttaatttttttttctcttgaaatTCCTATATGATGATACCGAAATTAACCTTCACTAGCATTTTGATACATGGCATAGAACACCGAGCTAACACATCAACTAAGAAGCAGTGTCTACCACTAACAAGGAAGAGCCGAGAAGTCCAACCAAAGAGAAAGCATTTGAAGGGCCCATATAACAATGTAAGGTATGCATGACAACCGAAAAGAGAGCATAACTGAGATACTCCTTAGATACTAATCGAGCATTATCCTCGGAGACTTATGAAAATTCAAAGTCCTAAAAAGATCAACTCCATTTAGGAAGGGCAACAGGATGAGATACGTCTTTATGTAAATTTGCTGGAGATCAAGGAGAAGAGATCTACTTTAACCAAAGTTACAACTCTCCCAATTCAAGTAAAAGGGACCTCCCACAGCAAGTCATTGAGCTTCAAACACTTCTCAATTGACAGCTTATTAATTTAAGCATCGGAGAGGTTTTTAGACACACGCTTGGGACAATTTTTAGCTCAAGTATTCTACAATGCAGGCCATACTGAGCAGAACCGAGGCCATCATCTAACGTGAGTCTTATCGTCAAATGTGTACATCACTAAAATGAAAGACAATTTTGGACCTCATCACCATGTTTTTTTAAGTTTCCGATAATTTTTGAAATActgacaaagaaaaataaaataaaaagcatATAAAGTTATAAATACAACCTAACCAATAGGGCCTTTTTGtgttgtttggactttggagaagGAAAAACGACGTCATATTCAACACAAGGTGGGCTCCC
This genomic interval carries:
- the LOC120007262 gene encoding zinc finger MYM-type protein 1-like yields the protein MAIVLRFVNREGILIERFFDVVGVSDTAAVTLKKEISNILIRYNLHVHMMRGQGYDGASNMRGAWNGLQALFLKDCPYAYYVHCFAHRLQLALVAAAKEMPCIWQFFSHLTSAVNVVVSSPKRISELQSAQRDEIALMLANGERQSGRGANQMSSLQRAGATRWSSHYDSVRSLIEMYGASCKVLENLSKNGAFGSIRGEASGVYAAITTFEFIFVLHLIDKIMGITDVLRQALQRKSLDILNALRLISTTKTLLLKLRKDGWDTFFERVKLFCCQHDIDIPDMGGRYRVRRSCQRQDPITVEHHYHFDVFNEVIDFQLTELNSRFNEKTIELLTLSSALDPSDSFKAFNIEDICNLASKFYPQDFSSQEIHALRCELEHYQYDVILDCEFQTVSTLFELCRKLVISRKSQNYYLTERLIRLVLTLPVSTASTERAFSAMKLVKTALRNKMDDEFLADCMVLYIERELAEKVNLDSVIDDFYSLKYRRAQLQ